The following DNA comes from Methanothrix sp..
GCCCTTCCCCGTTTGGGAAAGAGAGGCTGAGAGTGAAGGCTTATTGGCCTTCTCAGGAGTTCTTTTCAGTCTTGAATCAAAGGATCTCGTAGACCAGGCTCACACTGGCTGAGACCTCCACCTCCCCTGGCTGGATGGGGATGACAGGCATGGCTAATGAGTAGCTTCTCTGTGCCGGCATGACATATCCATAGCCCACAGTCAACTCCAGAATCCTGCCCAGCTCCAATTCGGCAGCGCTGGCGGCAACCTGGGCCTTTCTCTGCCCATCCTTGATGGCCAAAGCCATGGCCTCATCATTCTGGGGGGCCGGGTCCTTGAGATCGAATTTGATCTCCTGTATGCTGTTTGAGCCTGCACCCACTGCCACATCCAGCACCCGGCCCACATCCTCGGTCTTATCCAGCTTCACAGTCACCTGGTTGGTGGCCAGGAAGACCAAAGGCTGCTCTATGGCATCAGCGCCCAGCTTCTCATCCTGAGGCACAGTGGTCAGGCTGAACCTGCTGGTCTGCATCTGGCTCTCACTGA
Coding sequences within:
- a CDS encoding SIMPL domain-containing protein, with amino-acid sequence MLLLSLAGPAMAAADEKEISKLRVEGEGKVRVAPDMATIVLGVESRSTKAAEAVEENARLMNQTINALIEAGISESQMQTSRFSLTTVPQDEKLGADAIEQPLVFLATNQVTVKLDKTEDVGRVLDVAVGAGSNSIQEIKFDLKDPAPQNDEAMALAIKDGQRKAQVAASAAELELGRILELTVGYGYVMPAQRSYSLAMPVIPIQPGEVEVSASVSLVYEIL